The sequence GGCGAAGCTGCCGGGGCTGCCCGGGGCCGCTCAGGCCGCAGTGAGGGCCGAGGCGCAAGCGGGGGTGACGTACGCCGGGGTGGCGCAGATTGAGACCGTTGCAGTCGCTGCGGACGGCTTCACGTTCGGCCTCGCGCCAGGAGCTGTTGCGATGTCGTCGCCCGGCGCTCGCGGCGGCGGGAGCCCCCCGGCTGGATGCCGGGAATGGCAGACGCACGGTGGCCTCTACAAGGGAAGGGGCAGTGCGGGCCCGGGCAGAGAGTGGCACCACATCGTGGAGCAGACAGAGGGGAACGTTCGTCAGTTCGGGCCCGAAGCCATCCACAACACGGATAACGTCATCGCCCTCGATAAAGCGCTGCATGACCTTGTGAGCGCGTTCTACTCATCCAAGAAACCACGGATTACGAACTCCGACCTGACCGTGCGTGAGTGGCTGAGCACTCAGTCCTACCAGGCTCAACGCGACTTCGGACTCCTGGCCATCGAGAACATCCGGAAGGGGATCTGGCGATGACGATTGAGTCCCTCGTGCAGGAATTCGCAGCGAATGTGACCGCGCAGACCGGGGCCATTCTTCGAGGGGATGCCAAGACCGGCAACAAGCATGCAGACCGATACATGGCAGCTTTTCGAAAGCTGCGTGCTCATGGGGATGAGGGACGAGAAGCCCTGGCTGTGCTCCTCAAGCATCCGAGCGTAGACGTGAGGACGATGGCCGCTGCGTACCTGCTTCGTTACCGGACCGCAGAAGCCAAGGCTGTGCTTGAGGAGGCGGCGCGCGGCGAGGGGATGATTGCCTTCGAGTGTCAATACACCCTCAAGCATTGGGCCGACGGGACCTGGGCCCTCGACCCTGAGTAGCGCCATGGCTTCCGGCCGAAGACCTCGACCGTGATGCCCATTGCCATTGAGAACATGAAGAAGGGTGTCTGGAGATGAAGCTGGAAGCCTTCGTCAAACAATCTGCCGAGAACGTCGAAGGACAGACGGACGCCGTCTTCACACCGGGCGCTGATCCGGAAGACAAGCACGGGGAGCTTTGTATCGCCTCATTCAAAGAGCTTCGCACATACGGGGACATGGGCCGCGAGGCGCTCGCTACACTGTCTACGCATCCTCGAGCGGACGTTCGGACGGCGGCTGCCGCTTTCTTGCTCCGCTATCGAACTACTGAAGCCAAAGCCATCTTGGAGGAAGTGGCGAAGGGTGAAGGCTTCATCACCTTTGGGGCGGGACAGGCTTTGAAACGATGGGAAGAGGGCACCTGGGCCCTCGACCCGGAGTAGTTCCATGCCTGCACGCAGTACTACGGGAACTCGAAAGTCACCGCTGGCCTCCCCGGGAGCCGTTCATCAAGGTACTCAGACAGCACCTGGCGCAGGCGCAGCGAGTCGTCCTCGACGAGTTGCTTCAGCTCGGCCAGGGCCTTCAGGCCCTCGAGCACCAGGTCTCCGGCAACGCCGAAGTCGATGAAGCAGGCCAGCTCGTCGGCCCCCGCCTCCACCAGCCGGTCCACCATGGACAGACAGGACGTCGGCGTGCCGATGAGCGCGCTCATCCGGTAGTGCTGCTCGAAGGCGAAGGTGGCCAGGGAGTCGAGCCACTTCGGGTCATCGATGTCCACCTGGAGATTCAGGCTGTGGACGCGCGCCTGTTGCAACCGCAGGTGCGTGCGCAGGTAGTGCGTGAGCGGCCCGCGCACCTGGTCGAGCACTTCGTCAGGCTCCCTCCCCACGAAGGTATGCAACATCACCGACACCGTGCCCGCCGCCGGATCGTGCCCCGCACGCGCCCGGGCCGCCCGGTAGAGGGCAATCTTCTCCCGCACCTCTTCCACCGGCTGCGAGGCCAGCGAGGTGAGGACGTTGACGCCCAGCTCTCCCGCCTTCTCGAAGAGCTCGGGGTTGCCGGGACAGGTGAGCCACACCGGCAGCTCGGGCTGCACCGGCCGGGGAAAGGTGCGCAATCGCACTTCGTTGCCGGCGCCATCCCGGGTGGAGACGGCTCCTCCACGCCACAGCTCGCGCACCTGCTCGAGTGACTGGAACAGCACCTCGCGCTTGTGCTCGAAGTTGTCCGGCGCCAGGGCGAAGTCGTTGGGCATCCAGCCGGACGTCACCGACAGGCCCACCCGGCCCCCGGAGAGGTTGTCGATGACGGACCACTCCTCCGCCACCCGGAAGGGCGTGTGCAGGGGCAGCACCACGCTGCCAGAGCGCAGGCCGATGCGCTCAGTGACGGTCGACAGCGCGGCACTCAGCACCGAAGGGTTCGGATAGAGACCGCCGTGCTCGTCGAAGTGGCGCTCGGGCGTCCAGATGGCCGTGAAGCCGTTGCGGTCCGCGAGCTTCGCTGCCTCCAGATAAAGGCGGTACTTGTCACGCGCGCCGGCATCCTCGTTGGCGAAGAAGAACAAGCCGAAGCCGGGCTTCTTCCGGGCTCCGGCCGACTGGCTCGCCGGCACCACCCGAGCCACCAGCGCGCCAGAACCGGGAACCTCCGGGGCCACTCTCACGGACACCTGGGCCACCGCCGGGTGCCGGGCGAGGACGGCTTCGACCTCCGCCGCTCCGAAGCGGGCACCCACTGTGACGGTGCTCGCTCCCGTGCTGGCCCGAGCCTCCGCGCTTCCCGTCGCGCTCGCGGGAGGCGTGAGCGCGGAGGGCTCCTGTTCCGCTCGCAGTGCCAGCTCCTCCAGGAGCGCGCCGAGGTGCTCCGCGGCCCGGGCCACCGCCGTGGCGTCGAGCTGCCCGGAGTCGTAGAGGAACCGCAGTTCCAGCCGGGGGCCCTGCGCGGCCCGCACGACGAGCGGCGCGGGGAGGACCGCCGTGGCATGGGTGATGGCGTGGAAGCCCAGGCTCCGGGCCAGTGGCCCCAGGGTCTCGTCCTCGGGCTCGGCGGTGACGATGCTCTCGAAGAGCGGCGTGTCCTCCGGCACCTCCAGCCAGCTCCGGAGCTGGGAGGGCGCGGCATGGTCCGAGGCGCGTGCCTCGGCGTGCTCGGCCTGGACACCTCGGAGCCAGCGCAGCAGCGTGCCTCGCGAGGGCACCTGGAGGCGTCGCGGCACGAGGGGCGAGAGGCGGCCCACCAGCGTGCCGCCACCGGACAGCGCGGAGGGGAGGGTGGTGGCGAAGGTACCGAAGAGCTGCTCCTCCCCCTGGCCCTCCTGGTGGAGGAGCACCGCCCATGCGGCCTCGAGCAGCGTCGCGAGCTCCAGTGTGTGTTGTCGCAGGAAGGCCTGGACGCGAGCCGTGGCCGCGGGGGACAGGAAGAAGCGTTGCAGCGCGCTCTCTCCCTCGGGAGCGCCGTCCCGAGGCCCCACGCGCCATCCGGCGGGAAGCCGCGAGCGGGGGGCGCCTCGGAGCAGCTCTCGCATCCGCCGTTCCGCCTCGCGTGCATCCTGTTGCTCGAGCCACGCCATGAAGTCCCGGTGCGGACGGCTCTTCCCGAGCCCTGCTTCGCTCCCGTCACGCGCGGCCCTGTAGAGCAGGAACAGCTCCCGGAGGCAGACCCGCGCCGAGGCCTCGTCGAGGACGAGCGGGTGGTACGCGAGAAGGACTGTTCCCGACTCCGGTGAGTCCCGCACCACCGTGGCGCGCAGCAGGGGGGCGTTCGAGGGATTCAGGCTGGATGCCGCGGGGTGCTCCGTCCGTTGCTCCAGTCGCGGCTCTGCCTTCTCGCGCACCACCTGCACGGGCTCGTTCATGCCCTGGGCGAAGAAGGCGGTGCGCAGGGCGTCGTGGCGGGCGATGAGCTGGCGCAGGGCGGACTCGAGGGCCGCTTCGTCCAGCCCCTGGCGGAAGCTCCACCGCACGTGGGCGGGCCGTGCCTCCGGAGCCGAGGGGCGCGCGAGGAGCTCCCTCTGCGCGGGCGAGAGCCTGTACACATCCTGGACGTTCTTCATGGTCTCCTCAGCGCGCGGAGGTTCCGCCTTCGAGGCAGGAGCGAAGCGGGTCGGCGAGCCGCGCGACGTGGGGCTCGGCCATCACGGAGTAGTGGTCGCCCGGCAGGTCGATGAGCCTCGGCGGGTGCTGAGTCACGGCATCCCATCCTCCCAGCGGTCCCGAGGCGGCCTGGAGCGCGCCTGCCTCCGGACGGAAGAGGAGGATTCGCGCGGGGTGGCCCCGGCCGGGTACGTATTCCTGGAAGGCGCGGGCGTGTGCGCGGTAGACGCCGAAGCGGGCGCGCAGCATCTCCGGGCCCACGCCAGGAGGCAGGGCCCCCACGCTCCGGGCCCGCTCTCCCAGCAGGGAGAGCCGGGCCTCGTCCGACAGCGGCGCGAGCTCCTCGGCCGAGAGCGAGAAGTCATGTCCGGCGATGCGCCCCAGCTCCGTCGCGAAGCCCAACAGCAGCGTCGTGTCGTCGAGCCGCGCGCTGGCGCCTCCCGGTTGGAGGGTGGGCACCCAGCTGTCGATGAGCGCGACGGTCTCCACCGCCTGCCCGCGCCGCAGCAGCTCCCGCGCCATCTCGAAGACGACGAGGCCTCCCATGGACCAGCCCGCGAGGAAGTAGGGGCCCTCGGGTTGGACCTTCCGCAGGACTTCGAGGTACGCCGCCGCCATGGCCTCGAGGCTCGTGAAGGGCTCGCGCTGGCCATCGAGCCCCGGGGCCTCGAGCCCGTAGAGCGGCTGCTCCGGCCCCAGGTGACGCGCGAGCTGCACGTAGCAGAGCGCGCTGCCTCCAATGGGGTGCACGCAGAAGAGCGGCCGGCGCTTGCCCCGGGTCTGGATGGGAACCAGGGGCGTCCACTCGGTGGTGGCGGGCTCCTGACGCAGCAGCTCGGCGAGCCGCTCGATGGTGGGGTGCGTGAAGAGCACCGACAGGGGCAGCGTGCGGCCCAGCCGCTTGGAGATCTGCGACAGCAGGCTCATCGCGAGCAGCGAGTGCCCGCCCAGCGCGAAGAAGCTCTGGTCGATGCCCACCGGCCGCACATTCAGCAATCCCTCCCACAGCTCGACGAGCCGCAGCTCCACGGCGTCGCGAGGTGCCGCCAGCGCCGCCTGGGGGACGCGGGCGTTCGTGGGAGCGGGCAGGGCCTTGCGGTCCACCTTGCCGTTGGGCGACAGGGGCATTGCGTCCAGCACCACCACGGCCGAGGGCACCATGTGCGCGGGCAGCCGCTCCGAGAGGAAGCCTCGCAGTGCCTCCGCCTCCGGGGCCGCGCCCGCGCTCGGGACGGCGTAGGCCACCAGTCGCCTGTCACCCGGCACGTCCTCGCGTGCCACCACCACCGCCTCCTTCACGGCGGAGTGCTCCAGGAGCCTGGCTTCAATTTCCCCCGTCTCGATGCGGAAGCCGCGGATCTTCACCTGATGGTCGGCGCGGCCGAGGAACTCGATGCGGCCGTCGGGCAGATACCGGGCGATGTCTCCCGTCCGGTACATGCGCGCTCCCGGCTCCCAGACGAAGGCGAAGGGGTTGGGGAGGAAGCGCTCCGCGGTGAGCTCCGGCCGGTGCAGGTAGCCCACCGCGAGCCCGTCACCGCCGATGTAGAGCTCTCCGGGCACGCCCACGGGCACGGGCTGGAGCTCCCCGTCCAGCAGGTACACCTGGGTGTTGGCGATGGGCCGGCCGATGGAGACCGTGCGCTCCACCTGGGCCGGCTCCTTCAACACGTAGCAGGTGGTGAAGGTGGCGCTCTCCGTCGGGCCGTAGCCGTTGATGACGTGGCCCCCTCGCGCAAGCCGCTCCTTCACCCGTCCCGGAGGCAGCACGTCGCCCCCGGCGAGCACCTGGTGCACGGAGTCCAGCGCCTCGGGGTGGTACGCCACCATCTGGTCGAAGAGGGGTGTCGTCAGCCAGAGCGTCGTCACCCCGTGGCGCTCGAGCACCCGTCCCAGCTCTTCGAGCGAGTGCATGTGCGGAGGGCACACCGCCAGCTTCGCCCCGTGGAGCAGGCTCCCGAACAACTCGAAGGCCGAGGTGTCGAAGGAGATGGGTGACAGCAGCAGGAAGGTCTTCCCCGGCCCCGTCTCGAAGTAGCCGGTGTCCATCGCCATCCGCATCACGCCGCGGTGGGGCACGCACACGCCCTTGGGCCGTCCCGTCGAGCCCGAGGTGTACATGACATACGCGAGGTCCATGGGGCTGGTGCCCGCGGAGGGCGGCGGCTCCTCGCGCAGCGCGGCGAGCCGCTCACGGTCCTCGTCCATGAGCACCCGCTGCTCGCCAGCGGCCGGCAGCACGTCCGCCAGCGAGCGCTGGGTGACGAGCACCGAGACGCGGGCCTGGTCCAGCATGAAGGCCAGACGATCTCGCGGGTAGGCCGGGTCCAGAGGGAGGTAGGCGCCCCCCGCCTTGAGGATGCCGAGCACGCCGACCACCGTCTCCGGCGAGCGCTCCAGGCACAGTCCCACGATGGAGCCACGCCCCACTCCGAGCGAGCGCAGGTGCCAGGCGAGCTGGTTGGCGCGCCTGTCCAGCTCCGCGTACGTCAACCGCGCGCCCTCGGCCTCCACGGCCACGGCGTCCGGCGTCCGGGCCACCTGCGCCTCGAAGACCTCGTGGAGGCAGGCGTCCCGGGGGAAGGACTTCGTGGTGGCGTTCCAGTCCACCAGGAGCTGGCGTCGCTCCTCCTCGGTGACGAGCGGCAGCTCGCGCAACCGCCGCTCCGGGTTGGCGGCCAGGCCCTCCAGGAGGACGCGCACGTGCCCGAGCATCCGGTCGATGATGGCGGTGTCGAAGCGGTCCGTGTCGTAGACGAGCTGGAGCTTCAACGTCTCGCCCAGGTCCGCCACGAAGGTGAGGGGATGGCCCGTCCGCGGGTCCGCGTAGTCGATGTCCTCCAGGGACACCTTCCCCCCGGCGATGGGCCCGAGCCTCGGCTTCGCGGCGTTGTGGAAGGCGACGACGCTGTGGAACAGCGGCTGCCCGCGAGGCACCTGACTCGAGCCCTGCACGTCCACCAGTGAGAGCTGGTCATGCCGCCGCGCGGCGAGCTGATCCGCCTGGAGCTGCTTCAGCCATGGCAGCAGCGGAGCCTCCGGGGGCACCTCCGTGCGGTGTACCAGCGTGTTGATGAGGAGCCCCAACATCATCTCGGAGCCGGGGAGCGCGGCGGAGCGGCTGGACGTCACATTGCCAAAGGCCACGTCGCGCTCGCCGCTGTAACGGCCGAGCAGCAACGCCCAGGCCCCCTGCACGAGCGTCCCCGGCGTGAGCTGATGCTTCCGGGCGAGCGCCATGAGCTGCTCCGTCGTGGTGGCGGGCACGGTGAGCCAGCGGGAGGCGTACGTCGCATCCGCCTGGGGCGGCAGCTCGGTGCCACGGTCCACCCACAGCGGCGTGGGCGCGGCGAAACCGTGGAGCGCCTGCTTCCAGTAGCGCTCCGCCTCGGCGCGGTCTCTCCGCGACAGCCAGGCGATGAAGTCCCGGTAGGGCCGGGTCGGCTCCAGCTCCGGCTCGCGTCCCTGCGAGAGTGCGTCGTAGTGGAGGGCGACTTCCCTCAGGCACAGGGGCAGTGACCAGCCATCGAGCAGCAGGTGGTGGTAGCTCCACAGGCACCGGTACAGCTCCGGTCCGAGCCGCACGAGGGTGAGGCGCATGAGGGGCGCCGCCGAGAGGGTGAAGCCTCGCCGCCGGTCGGCCTCGAGCACAGCCTTCCAGCGCGCCTCCTGCTCGTGCTCCGTCAGCCCCTGGAGGTCGTGCTGCTCCCAGGGCACCTCGACCTTGTTGCGCACGGCCTGGACGGGTTCGGCGAGGCCCTCCCAGAAGAAGGCCGTGCGCAGGACGGCATTGCGCTCCACCACCCGCTGGAAGGCCCGCTGCAACAGCGGCAGCTCGAGCGGGCCGCGCCATCGCCAGTACACCTGCTCCACGTACGTGCCTCCCCGGGGAGAGAAGAGGCTGTGGAACAGCATGCCCTGCTGCATCGGCGAGAGCTTGTAGACATCATCGACGTTCTTCATCGCGTCCTCGGGGATGCCTGCGGGGTCATTCGTCGGATTGGTCGGCCTGCTCGAGCAGGAGCGCGAGCGTGTCCATCTGCGCTTCGTCCAGTCCGGCGAGGGGGAAGTCCAACGGGGTGAGGGCGGCGCGGGTATCCGGGTCCTCGGCGCACAGCGCGCGCAGCGCTCCGAGGACGTCCGCTACGAGCCGCTCCGCCACTGGCTCGCGGCAGGCGCCCGCGTCGTAGGTACAGCGCACGTGGAGCTGGTCACCGGACAGGAAGCCCTCGAGCTCCAGCAGGTTTCCGCCCGACAGGCTCCGGCCGGAGAGCCCTTCCGGGAGCGCCTGGTCCGCGCCGAGCAGCCGCAGCCCCACCTCTGCACGGGGAAGCTGGGACGTGCTGGAGGCCGCCCCCGCCGGGAGCTGGCGGACCTGCTCCTTGATGCTCTTGAGGAGCGCCACTTCGCCGGAGCCCTCGGGGACTTCGAGCCGCAACGGCCAGCTCACGTCGAAGCAGCCCACGGTGCGCGAGCAGTCGAGGCCCTCGAACGCGCCGCGTGCCTCCCGGGTGAAGTCGACGAGGTGCGCGCGCCCGCCCGTCCAGGCCGAGAGCGCCCGTGACAGCCCCATGAGCAGCGCCTCACCCAGGTCGGCGCGCCAGGCGCTCGTGAGCTTCTCCTGGAGGGCCCGCGTCTCCTCCGCCGAGAGCGACCCGATGTGCTCGCGCACGGAGCCCTTCGTGGCGTGCTCCAGGGGAAGACGCGTGAGGTCTCCCGAGAGCCAGTGCGTCTCGGTGCTCCGGGTCTCCGCCAGGCGCTCCGCCCACGTCTTGAACGGTGCCGTCTTCGGGCGCGGGCCCTCGCCGTCCTTTCGCCGCAGGGCCTCCTTCAGGTCTCCGGCCAGGAGGTTCCACGAGCCCCCGTCGATGACGAGGGCATGGCCCGCCAGCAGGAGGGAGTCTTCCCGTCCCGGGCCGTGGCGGAAGCGGGCCGCCGCCAGCAGCACTCCGTGGCTCGGGTCGAGCATCGCCAGGAGCCGCTCCTGCGCGGCGCGGCGCGAGGCCGGGTGCTCTCCCTGGGGGAGAGGCGCGAGGTCGACCTCCAGGAGCGGTACCTCGCCTCCCGGAGGCGTGCCCTCCTGCTTCCAGCCCGCGCTCTCACGGGTGAAGCGGTGGCGGAGCGCATCGTGTTGGGACAGCAGCTCGCCGAGCACCTTCGTCAGCCGGGAGTCCTCGAGGGCGCCGGGCAGGTCGAGCCACAGCGTCCGGCTCGTCCGTGCGAGCGCCTCCGGAGCGCCTTCCAGGAGACGGTGCTGCTCCGGCGTGAGCGGTACGGGGCCTACCACCGGGCCCTGATGGGTCAGCAATCCCTCGAGCACCCGCGCGAGCTGCGCGATGGTCGAGCTCTGGAAGAACTGCTCCGGGTTGAGCTGGAGTCCCAGCCGGCTCCCACGGGCCATGATTTGAATGGCCTGCACGGAGTCGCCACCGAGCTCGAAGAAGTCGTCGTGGACGCCGATGCCTTCGATGCCGAGCACCTCCTGCCACGAGCCGGCGAGCTTCCGCTCGAGCTCGTTGCGAGGTGCCACGTAGGCCGTCTTCAGCTCTGGACGGGGCTGCAGCCCGCCCTCGGTGCGCTGCCCTGCCGCCGCCTCCGCGATGCGCTCGCGTACGACTTCGTCGGTGTGCTGGAGCGTGGCCTTCAGGTCTCTCACCGAGACCACCACCTGCGGCATCACCCGGGCCGCCAGCAGCCGCTCGAGCGCGGCCACGCCCTCGTGGGGGAGGATTTCCTCACGTTTGCTTCCGGGCTCCTCGGAGCGGCTCCCGGCCTCCGGCTCTGGAGCGGCCAGGGCGCGGAGCTCGGCGGCGGGGTCGTTCACCCGCTTCTGCGTCAGCCGCTCCACCTCGACGAGCACCCGGCCCTGCTCATCCGTCAACGCGACTTCGAAGGCGAGCGTCTCTCCATCCGAGGCCGCCTGCTCCAGGAAGCGCGCATGGGCGTGGATGCGCCGAGGCACGGGGCCGTGGAAGCACAGCCGCCCGTAGCCGAACGGCAGGTAATAGCCGTGCGCGGCGAGGAAGCTCTTCGCCATGCCGGACGTCCGGTCCATCAGCGGGGGATGGAAGAGCATGTGCTCGAAGTCGGCGGCGAACTCCGCCTGCATCTCCAGCGTGAGCAGCAGCTCGCCCTGCCCGACGTGGAGCTCGCGGACGCTGCGCCAGCGCGGCCCGAGGTCCTCCTCGTACTCGGCCTCGAACGAGGACGGAGTGTGTCCGCAGCGACGGCGGATGGCGTCGAGGTCGAGGAACCGGGACTCGCGGGAGGCGATGAACCGGGCACGGCCGGTGGCGTGCGCCGTGGCCTTTCCGGAGCCATCCCGGGGCTGGGTGCGCACGACCCAGCGGTAGCCGTCGCCTTCCTCCTCGAGGATGAGCCGCGCTTCACGCGTCTCCCCGTCCGGCACGCGCAGCGGGAAGAGGAAGAAGGTGTCGACCAGCTCGAGCGTCCGCCCCTGCGCGCGCCCGGCGAGCGCGGCCCGCACCAGCTCGAACCAGGCCACGCCAGGGACGGTGGGGACGCCGAGGATGCGGTGCTCGTCCACGACCCAGCGGGAGCGCGGGTCTCCGATGTCGCTGGCGAAGACGAGGCGCTCCGGCGTGTCGACGAGGCAGCGGTGGAGGAGGGGATGGTCGAGCTGCCGGACTGGCTCGTCCTCCCGGGCGCCCTTGCGCGCCGCCATGCCGACCTCGTCCCACGCGCCCCAGTTCACAGCCACCGCGTGGATGCCGGTGCGGGACTGCCAGGCGCGCAGGAAGGCGTCCAGGAAGGTGTTGGCCGCCGTGTAGTCCACCTGGCCGAGCCGGCCGACGACGGAGGACAGCGAGGAGCAGGCCACGAGGAAGTCGAGTGGCGTCCCCTCGAGCGCGGCCGCCAGCACCTGCGTCCCCTTCACCTTGGGAGCCAGGACGGTGGGGGCCGTCTCGGGCGCCTTGAGCTGGATGAGCCCGCCGCCCGCGACACCTGCCGCGTGGATGACGCCATGGAGCGCTCCGAAGCGCTCCCGGGCCTCCGCGAGGACTTCCCGCATCGCCTCGAGGTCGGTCACATCCGCGCGCCGCACCCAGACCTCCGCGCCCCGCTCCTCGAGCCGCTGGACGGCGAGGATTCTCCGGCGCGTGTCCTCCTGGCCCGAAGCCTCCAGCAGCCGGGGCCACTCCTCACGCGGGGGAAGCGCCGTGCGGCTGGTGAGCACGAGCCGGGCCTGGACCCGCGACGCGAGGGCCTCGGCGAGCGCGAGCCCCATGCCTCCGAAGCCGCCCGTGATGAGGTAGACGCCGCGCTCGCGCAGCGGGGGCGTGGCGCCGTCCTCGAGGCGCAGCGAGTCGAACTCCTGCACCCAGCGCTTGTGGCCCCGCCAGGCGACCACGGGCTCCTCGGACGCGGAGGCCACCTCCGTGGCGAGCAGCTCGACGAGCCTCCCGGAAACAGGGCCGCCCGAGGGAGGCAGGGCGACATCCACGCTCCGGCAGCGCACGCTGGGGTACTCGCGGGGGATGACGCGGACCGGCCCCAGCGCCGCCGCCTGCTCGGGCCACACCAGGTCTCCTCCGGTGACTTCCTGCATGCCGTTGGTCACGACCACCAGGTGCACGGGCTTCTCGAAGCCCTGGCTCCCGAGCGCCTGCGCCAGGAAGAGCAGGCTGTA comes from Pyxidicoccus parkwaysis and encodes:
- a CDS encoding type I polyketide synthase, translated to MSSEQQSLDTEAIAIIGMACRFPGAQTVEQFWRNLQEGVESITFFSDAELEHAAIEPSELEDARYVRARGLVEGIESFDARFFGFSPREAELTDPQQRVFLECAWEAFERAGYEPSAIPGPVGVFAGAGANGYLLHHLAPAGRLVGTANAFQTILHNKNDHLATRVAYKLDLKGPSVSVQTACSTSLVAVVLASQALLGHQCDMALAGGVTLSVPQRTGYLYNERGIGSPDGHCRAFDAKAQGTVPGSGAGVVLLKRLSDALADGDTIHAVIRGGALNNDGASKVGYTAPSVEGQAEVISMAQALAGVSPETISYVEAHGTGTPIGDPIELQALTQAFRRRTTRRSFCALGSVKSNLGHLDTAAGIAGLIKTTLALEHRHLPPSLHFETPNPELDLDNSPFFVNARSRDWEGPAPRRAGVSAFGLGGTNAHVVLEEAPARGPSGASRPFQLLRLSARSDAALEAMTARLAEHLKQHPTLPLADVAYTLSVGRRTFDHRRFVVCRDTADAAEVLASLHPLRVLSRVQESVRRPLVFMFPGQGSQHPAMAADLHASEAIFREELEQCLEHLESRHDLNLRPVLFPADREDAHAARKLEQTALTQPALFVVEYALARLLQSWGLQPGAMIGHSVGELVAACLAGVFSLEDALDLVALRGRLLQACPPGAMLSVQLPERELLPLLDAELEIAAVNGPSSCVAAGSTEAIDALERRLAEQSVTCRRLRTSHAFHCARMDSAVAPFREAVAKVKRHAPRLRFLSGLTGTWITPEQAMDPGYWAEHLRRPVRFAEGLEELLKEAESVLLEVGPGRALRTLARWHPRKKPGQTVVSCLPAPDEARTSDVEHLLRTVGQLWLHGVETPGLFAGEQRHRQPLPTYPFERQRHWVELRAAPLGPEARPGTLEKRTDLASWFYVPVWKESVPLTVPRPSEAGAKRTTWLVLRDETGLGARLAERLRQQGGEVVEARLGRTFRRTGADTFELAPTREGYTALLSELRTEGRAPERLVHLFGLTPEASGASSEDVLSRSFYSLLFLAQALGSQGFEKPVHLVVVTNGMQEVTGGDLVWPEQAAALGPVRVIPREYPSVRCRSVDVALPPSGGPVSGRLVELLATEVASASEEPVVAWRGHKRWVQEFDSLRLEDGATPPLRERGVYLITGGFGGMGLALAEALASRVQARLVLTSRTALPPREEWPRLLEASGQEDTRRRILAVQRLEERGAEVWVRRADVTDLEAMREVLAEARERFGALHGVIHAAGVAGGGLIQLKAPETAPTVLAPKVKGTQVLAAALEGTPLDFLVACSSLSSVVGRLGQVDYTAANTFLDAFLRAWQSRTGIHAVAVNWGAWDEVGMAARKGAREDEPVRQLDHPLLHRCLVDTPERLVFASDIGDPRSRWVVDEHRILGVPTVPGVAWFELVRAALAGRAQGRTLELVDTFFLFPLRVPDGETREARLILEEEGDGYRWVVRTQPRDGSGKATAHATGRARFIASRESRFLDLDAIRRRCGHTPSSFEAEYEEDLGPRWRSVRELHVGQGELLLTLEMQAEFAADFEHMLFHPPLMDRTSGMAKSFLAAHGYYLPFGYGRLCFHGPVPRRIHAHARFLEQAASDGETLAFEVALTDEQGRVLVEVERLTQKRVNDPAAELRALAAPEPEAGSRSEEPGSKREEILPHEGVAALERLLAARVMPQVVVSVRDLKATLQHTDEVVRERIAEAAAGQRTEGGLQPRPELKTAYVAPRNELERKLAGSWQEVLGIEGIGVHDDFFELGGDSVQAIQIMARGSRLGLQLNPEQFFQSSTIAQLARVLEGLLTHQGPVVGPVPLTPEQHRLLEGAPEALARTSRTLWLDLPGALEDSRLTKVLGELLSQHDALRHRFTRESAGWKQEGTPPGGEVPLLEVDLAPLPQGEHPASRRAAQERLLAMLDPSHGVLLAAARFRHGPGREDSLLLAGHALVIDGGSWNLLAGDLKEALRRKDGEGPRPKTAPFKTWAERLAETRSTETHWLSGDLTRLPLEHATKGSVREHIGSLSAEETRALQEKLTSAWRADLGEALLMGLSRALSAWTGGRAHLVDFTREARGAFEGLDCSRTVGCFDVSWPLRLEVPEGSGEVALLKSIKEQVRQLPAGAASSTSQLPRAEVGLRLLGADQALPEGLSGRSLSGGNLLELEGFLSGDQLHVRCTYDAGACREPVAERLVADVLGALRALCAEDPDTRAALTPLDFPLAGLDEAQMDTLALLLEQADQSDE